In Falco naumanni isolate bFalNau1 chromosome 5, bFalNau1.pat, whole genome shotgun sequence, the following are encoded in one genomic region:
- the KEL gene encoding kell blood group glycoprotein isoform X9 gives MSTPAETCDQQLRTGATKERCLQGKSLLLCTLLLSTLLGFTLLVTYIMMTCGLEAPQSGIRGSAKEKAIRFYRSCMDTQRIESQGTQPLKDFLNQVGGWNMTGAGKAEDFNETLRTLMGRYSTFPFFRVHVGPSPFDLKTNIIQIDHPEFEMPPESKIKEQNYLEVTYQRLKKGKKVLRVYLSYLRKLGGLLGGPLDDPTDSFSLTLSFISNLQRVVTPLQERQQRGMLFFRTTIRELQEKAPAIDWLSCLQALFHPMPMNLSQPVAVHDMDYLRGMSQLIKQWHKKRILHIYMIVCLVGNLSPALDSRFQDARLELSKILYGKMGSRMVPTERWRKCLTDTSSFFEPVLGQMIVQEIFPQQTKKLAEQMFSEIQNALYGQLDQLEWMDEQTRQEAKVLVSKLQVDIGYPADILQSAKVNLEYQNLEINEDTFFLNVVACLKVLRENSYLKLLQNHSQDNWHVSPWTVRSYYSIRHHMVVFPAGMFRSPFFHMEFPSAVNFGAIGVFMAHELLHTFYGYVLPGGCPTCNSSALQKSIDCLVEQYESYDFKVNGTFTLLENTADTGGLAIAYQAYKNWLKKHKEEKDLPKIGLSHDQLFYLSFAHAMCGHQDPEKLQSSLNTDPHSPLPLRVCGSVSNSQDFAKHFYCPSGSPMNPHKKCHIW, from the exons ATGAGCACTCCTGCAGAG acCTGTGACCAGCAGCTGAGAACAGGTGCAACAAAAGAACGATGCCTTCAGGGGAAAAGCCTACTTCTGTGTACACTTCTTCTCAGTACTCTCCTTGGCTTTACACTGCTTGTCACCTACATCATGATGACTTGTGGTCTAG aggcCCCGCAGTCTGGGATAAGAGGCTCAGCTAAGGAGAAAGCAATCCGGTTCTATCGATCCTGCATGGATACGCAACGGATAGAATCCCAAGGAACTCAACCATTGAAGGACTTCCTAAATCAG GTTGGTGGATGGAATATGACAGgtgcagggaaagcagaagactTTAATGAAACTCTTCGGACTCTCATGGGCAGATACAGCACATTTCCCTTTTTCAGAGTCCATGTAGGACCCAGTCCTTTTGACCTCAAGACCAATATTATTCAG ATTGATCATCCTGAGTTTGAGATGCCACCTGAGAGTaaaatcaaagaacaaaattatcttGAGGTAACATATCAGAGGCTGAAGAAAGGTAAAAAG GTTCTCCGTGTGTATCTCTCATATTTGAGGAAATTGGGGGGCCTACTTGGAGGGCCACTGGATGATCCCACTGATTCCTTTTCCCTTACTTTGTCCTTCATCTCTAACCTCCAGCGAGTTGTCACCCCACTGCAGGAAAGACAGCAGAGGGGGATGCTGTTCTTTCGCACTACCATTAGGGAGCTACAG GAAAAGGCACCTGCTATTGACTGGCTGTCGTGTCTCCAGGCTCTCTTCCACCCTATGCCAATGAACCTCTCTCAGCCAGTTGCAGTGCATGACATGGATTACTTAAGAGGCATGTCACAGCTCATCAAACAGTGGCACAAGAAAAG GATCCTTCACATTTATATGATTGTTTGTCTGGTTGGGAATCTCTCGCCAGCCCTTGACAGTAGATTCCAAGATGCACGCCTGGAGCTATCTAAGATTCTTTATGGAAAAATGGGATCTAGAATG GTCCCAACTGAGCGCTGGAGGAAGTGCTTGACTGATACCAGCTCTTTCTTTGAGCCAGTTCTAGGGCAGATGATTGTGCAAGAAATTTTCCCTCAGCAGACCAAGAAACTT GCTGAGCAGATGTTCTCTGAAATCCAAAATGCTCTCTATGGCCAACTGGATCAGTTGGAATGGATGGATGAACAGACCCGCCAAGAGGCTAAAGTCTTG GTTTCCAAACTACAAGTGGACATTGGCTATCCAGCTGACATACTCCAGTCTGCCAAAGTGAACCTGGAATACCAGAAT TTGGAGATAAATGAAGACACTTTTTTCCTCAATGTGGTGGCTTGCTTGAAAGTACTGAGGGAAAATTCCTACTTGAAACTCCTTCAGAATCACTCACAGGATAA cTGGCATGTGTCCCCCTGGACTGTGCGTTCTTACTACTCAATAAGGCACCACATGGTGGTCTTTCCTGCTGGAATGTTCCGCAGCCCTTTTTTCCACATGGAGTTTCCCAG tgctgtgaacTTCGGAGCCATTGGGGTCTTCATGGCACATGAACTTCTTCACACATTCTATGGCTATG tGCTGCCTGGGGGCTGTCCTACATGCAACAGTAGTGCACTACAGAAATCTATAGACTGCTTAGTTGAACAGTATGAAAGCTATGACTTTAAGGTCAATGGTACTTTTACACTGTTGGAGAATACAGCTGACACTGGAGGGCTTGCCATCGCTTACCAG gCCTATAAGAATTGGctgaaaaagcacaaagaagaGAAGGATTTACCTAAGATTGGACTTTCACATGACCAGCTTTTCTACCTCAGTTTTGCTCAC GCAATGTGTGGACACCAGGATCCTGAGAAACTACAGTCTTCCCTGAACACAGATCCTCACAGTCCTTTGCCACTTCGTGTTTGTGGGTCTGTCAGCAACAGCCAGGACTTTGCCAAGCACTTCTACTGTCCCAGTGGATCCCCAATGAACCCACACAAGAAGTGCCACATCTGGTAA
- the KEL gene encoding kell blood group glycoprotein isoform X5, with the protein MSTPAETCDQQLRTGATKERCLQGKSLLLCTLLLSTLLGFTLLVTYIMMTCGLGSCDAELGLTLLARLLNSRNDTIDPCEDFYKYACGSWEGKHSNRTTEESLNVFDVLLEENQLILKRLLEAPQSGIRGSAKEKAIRFYRSCMDTQRIESQGTQPLKDFLNQVGGWNMTGAGKAEDFNETLRTLMGRYSTFPFFRVHVGPSPFDLKTNIIQIDHPEFEMPPESKIKEQNYLEVTYQRLKKGKKVLRVYLSYLRKLGGLLGGPLDDPTDSFSLTLSFISNLQRVVTPLQERQQRGMLFFRTTIRELQEKAPAIDWLSCLQALFHPMPMNLSQPVAVHDMDYLRGMSQLIKQWHKKRILHIYMIVCLVGNLSPALDSRFQDARLELSKILYGKMGSRMVPTERWRKCLTDTSSFFEPVLGQMIVQEIFPQQTKKLAEQMFSEIQNALYGQLDQLEWMDEQTRQEAKVLVSKLQVDIGYPADILQSAKVNLEYQNLEINEDTFFLNVVACLKVLRENSYLKLLQNHSQDNWHVSPWTVRSYYSIRHHMVVFPAGMFRSPFFHMEFPSAVNFGAIGVFMAHELLHTFYGYVLPGGCPTCNSSALQKSIDCLVEQYESYDFKVNGTFTLLENTADTGGLAIAYQAYKNWLKKHKEEKDLPKIGLSHDQLFYLSFAHAMCGHQDPEKLQSSLNTDPHSPLPLRVCGSVSNSQDFAKHFYCPSGSPMNPHKKCHIW; encoded by the exons ATGAGCACTCCTGCAGAG acCTGTGACCAGCAGCTGAGAACAGGTGCAACAAAAGAACGATGCCTTCAGGGGAAAAGCCTACTTCTGTGTACACTTCTTCTCAGTACTCTCCTTGGCTTTACACTGCTTGTCACCTACATCATGATGACTTGTGGTCTAG GATCCTGTGATGCCGAGCTGGGTCTTACACTGTTGGCCAGACTCCTGAATTCTAGGAATGACACTATAGACCCCTGTGAGGATTTCTACAAATATGCctgtggcagctgggaaggCAAACACTCAAACAGAACCACAGAAGAATCACTAAATGTATTTGATGTGTTGTTGGAAGAAAACCAGTTGATCCTGAAAAGGCTCTTAG aggcCCCGCAGTCTGGGATAAGAGGCTCAGCTAAGGAGAAAGCAATCCGGTTCTATCGATCCTGCATGGATACGCAACGGATAGAATCCCAAGGAACTCAACCATTGAAGGACTTCCTAAATCAG GTTGGTGGATGGAATATGACAGgtgcagggaaagcagaagactTTAATGAAACTCTTCGGACTCTCATGGGCAGATACAGCACATTTCCCTTTTTCAGAGTCCATGTAGGACCCAGTCCTTTTGACCTCAAGACCAATATTATTCAG ATTGATCATCCTGAGTTTGAGATGCCACCTGAGAGTaaaatcaaagaacaaaattatcttGAGGTAACATATCAGAGGCTGAAGAAAGGTAAAAAG GTTCTCCGTGTGTATCTCTCATATTTGAGGAAATTGGGGGGCCTACTTGGAGGGCCACTGGATGATCCCACTGATTCCTTTTCCCTTACTTTGTCCTTCATCTCTAACCTCCAGCGAGTTGTCACCCCACTGCAGGAAAGACAGCAGAGGGGGATGCTGTTCTTTCGCACTACCATTAGGGAGCTACAG GAAAAGGCACCTGCTATTGACTGGCTGTCGTGTCTCCAGGCTCTCTTCCACCCTATGCCAATGAACCTCTCTCAGCCAGTTGCAGTGCATGACATGGATTACTTAAGAGGCATGTCACAGCTCATCAAACAGTGGCACAAGAAAAG GATCCTTCACATTTATATGATTGTTTGTCTGGTTGGGAATCTCTCGCCAGCCCTTGACAGTAGATTCCAAGATGCACGCCTGGAGCTATCTAAGATTCTTTATGGAAAAATGGGATCTAGAATG GTCCCAACTGAGCGCTGGAGGAAGTGCTTGACTGATACCAGCTCTTTCTTTGAGCCAGTTCTAGGGCAGATGATTGTGCAAGAAATTTTCCCTCAGCAGACCAAGAAACTT GCTGAGCAGATGTTCTCTGAAATCCAAAATGCTCTCTATGGCCAACTGGATCAGTTGGAATGGATGGATGAACAGACCCGCCAAGAGGCTAAAGTCTTG GTTTCCAAACTACAAGTGGACATTGGCTATCCAGCTGACATACTCCAGTCTGCCAAAGTGAACCTGGAATACCAGAAT TTGGAGATAAATGAAGACACTTTTTTCCTCAATGTGGTGGCTTGCTTGAAAGTACTGAGGGAAAATTCCTACTTGAAACTCCTTCAGAATCACTCACAGGATAA cTGGCATGTGTCCCCCTGGACTGTGCGTTCTTACTACTCAATAAGGCACCACATGGTGGTCTTTCCTGCTGGAATGTTCCGCAGCCCTTTTTTCCACATGGAGTTTCCCAG tgctgtgaacTTCGGAGCCATTGGGGTCTTCATGGCACATGAACTTCTTCACACATTCTATGGCTATG tGCTGCCTGGGGGCTGTCCTACATGCAACAGTAGTGCACTACAGAAATCTATAGACTGCTTAGTTGAACAGTATGAAAGCTATGACTTTAAGGTCAATGGTACTTTTACACTGTTGGAGAATACAGCTGACACTGGAGGGCTTGCCATCGCTTACCAG gCCTATAAGAATTGGctgaaaaagcacaaagaagaGAAGGATTTACCTAAGATTGGACTTTCACATGACCAGCTTTTCTACCTCAGTTTTGCTCAC GCAATGTGTGGACACCAGGATCCTGAGAAACTACAGTCTTCCCTGAACACAGATCCTCACAGTCCTTTGCCACTTCGTGTTTGTGGGTCTGTCAGCAACAGCCAGGACTTTGCCAAGCACTTCTACTGTCCCAGTGGATCCCCAATGAACCCACACAAGAAGTGCCACATCTGGTAA
- the KEL gene encoding kell blood group glycoprotein isoform X4 has translation MRSRGVEKRSNQPSWEEEIVSELSGVSQHRRLVVNKQQICRLWKPQEQSLCRDQDEHSCRGSCDAELGLTLLARLLNSRNDTIDPCEDFYKYACGSWEGKHSNRTTEESLNVFDVLLEENQLILKRLLEAPQSGIRGSAKEKAIRFYRSCMDTQRIESQGTQPLKDFLNQVGGWNMTGAGKAEDFNETLRTLMGRYSTFPFFRVHVGPSPFDLKTNIIQIDHPEFEMPPESKIKEQNYLEVTYQRLKKGKKVLRVYLSYLRKLGGLLGGPLDDPTDSFSLTLSFISNLQRVVTPLQERQQRGMLFFRTTIRELQEKAPAIDWLSCLQALFHPMPMNLSQPVAVHDMDYLRGMSQLIKQWHKKRILHIYMIVCLVGNLSPALDSRFQDARLELSKILYGKMGSRMVPTERWRKCLTDTSSFFEPVLGQMIVQEIFPQQTKKLAEQMFSEIQNALYGQLDQLEWMDEQTRQEAKVLVSKLQVDIGYPADILQSAKVNLEYQNLEINEDTFFLNVVACLKVLRENSYLKLLQNHSQDNWHVSPWTVRSYYSIRHHMVVFPAGMFRSPFFHMEFPSAVNFGAIGVFMAHELLHTFYGYVLPGGCPTCNSSALQKSIDCLVEQYESYDFKVNGTFTLLENTADTGGLAIAYQAYKNWLKKHKEEKDLPKIGLSHDQLFYLSFAHAMCGHQDPEKLQSSLNTDPHSPLPLRVCGSVSNSQDFAKHFYCPSGSPMNPHKKCHIW, from the exons atgAGAAGCAGAGGTGTTGAGAAGAGAAG cAATCAGCCAAGCTGGGAAGAGGAGATTGTCTCTGAGCTTAGCGGCGTGTCTCAGCACAGAAGACTGGTAGTAAACAAGCAACAGATCTGCCGGCTGTGGAAGCCACAGGAGCAAAGCCTGTGCAGGGACCAGGATGAGCACTCCTGCAGAG GATCCTGTGATGCCGAGCTGGGTCTTACACTGTTGGCCAGACTCCTGAATTCTAGGAATGACACTATAGACCCCTGTGAGGATTTCTACAAATATGCctgtggcagctgggaaggCAAACACTCAAACAGAACCACAGAAGAATCACTAAATGTATTTGATGTGTTGTTGGAAGAAAACCAGTTGATCCTGAAAAGGCTCTTAG aggcCCCGCAGTCTGGGATAAGAGGCTCAGCTAAGGAGAAAGCAATCCGGTTCTATCGATCCTGCATGGATACGCAACGGATAGAATCCCAAGGAACTCAACCATTGAAGGACTTCCTAAATCAG GTTGGTGGATGGAATATGACAGgtgcagggaaagcagaagactTTAATGAAACTCTTCGGACTCTCATGGGCAGATACAGCACATTTCCCTTTTTCAGAGTCCATGTAGGACCCAGTCCTTTTGACCTCAAGACCAATATTATTCAG ATTGATCATCCTGAGTTTGAGATGCCACCTGAGAGTaaaatcaaagaacaaaattatcttGAGGTAACATATCAGAGGCTGAAGAAAGGTAAAAAG GTTCTCCGTGTGTATCTCTCATATTTGAGGAAATTGGGGGGCCTACTTGGAGGGCCACTGGATGATCCCACTGATTCCTTTTCCCTTACTTTGTCCTTCATCTCTAACCTCCAGCGAGTTGTCACCCCACTGCAGGAAAGACAGCAGAGGGGGATGCTGTTCTTTCGCACTACCATTAGGGAGCTACAG GAAAAGGCACCTGCTATTGACTGGCTGTCGTGTCTCCAGGCTCTCTTCCACCCTATGCCAATGAACCTCTCTCAGCCAGTTGCAGTGCATGACATGGATTACTTAAGAGGCATGTCACAGCTCATCAAACAGTGGCACAAGAAAAG GATCCTTCACATTTATATGATTGTTTGTCTGGTTGGGAATCTCTCGCCAGCCCTTGACAGTAGATTCCAAGATGCACGCCTGGAGCTATCTAAGATTCTTTATGGAAAAATGGGATCTAGAATG GTCCCAACTGAGCGCTGGAGGAAGTGCTTGACTGATACCAGCTCTTTCTTTGAGCCAGTTCTAGGGCAGATGATTGTGCAAGAAATTTTCCCTCAGCAGACCAAGAAACTT GCTGAGCAGATGTTCTCTGAAATCCAAAATGCTCTCTATGGCCAACTGGATCAGTTGGAATGGATGGATGAACAGACCCGCCAAGAGGCTAAAGTCTTG GTTTCCAAACTACAAGTGGACATTGGCTATCCAGCTGACATACTCCAGTCTGCCAAAGTGAACCTGGAATACCAGAAT TTGGAGATAAATGAAGACACTTTTTTCCTCAATGTGGTGGCTTGCTTGAAAGTACTGAGGGAAAATTCCTACTTGAAACTCCTTCAGAATCACTCACAGGATAA cTGGCATGTGTCCCCCTGGACTGTGCGTTCTTACTACTCAATAAGGCACCACATGGTGGTCTTTCCTGCTGGAATGTTCCGCAGCCCTTTTTTCCACATGGAGTTTCCCAG tgctgtgaacTTCGGAGCCATTGGGGTCTTCATGGCACATGAACTTCTTCACACATTCTATGGCTATG tGCTGCCTGGGGGCTGTCCTACATGCAACAGTAGTGCACTACAGAAATCTATAGACTGCTTAGTTGAACAGTATGAAAGCTATGACTTTAAGGTCAATGGTACTTTTACACTGTTGGAGAATACAGCTGACACTGGAGGGCTTGCCATCGCTTACCAG gCCTATAAGAATTGGctgaaaaagcacaaagaagaGAAGGATTTACCTAAGATTGGACTTTCACATGACCAGCTTTTCTACCTCAGTTTTGCTCAC GCAATGTGTGGACACCAGGATCCTGAGAAACTACAGTCTTCCCTGAACACAGATCCTCACAGTCCTTTGCCACTTCGTGTTTGTGGGTCTGTCAGCAACAGCCAGGACTTTGCCAAGCACTTCTACTGTCCCAGTGGATCCCCAATGAACCCACACAAGAAGTGCCACATCTGGTAA
- the KEL gene encoding kell blood group glycoprotein isoform X1, whose product MTSKPGGEEFHMCVCCLMLGLGPMPLSGRRERSFQYQKVQEINQPSWEEEIVSELSGVSQHRRLVVNKQQICRLWKPQEQSLCRDQDEHSCRGSCDAELGLTLLARLLNSRNDTIDPCEDFYKYACGSWEGKHSNRTTEESLNVFDVLLEENQLILKRLLEAPQSGIRGSAKEKAIRFYRSCMDTQRIESQGTQPLKDFLNQVGGWNMTGAGKAEDFNETLRTLMGRYSTFPFFRVHVGPSPFDLKTNIIQIDHPEFEMPPESKIKEQNYLEVTYQRLKKGKKVLRVYLSYLRKLGGLLGGPLDDPTDSFSLTLSFISNLQRVVTPLQERQQRGMLFFRTTIRELQEKAPAIDWLSCLQALFHPMPMNLSQPVAVHDMDYLRGMSQLIKQWHKKRILHIYMIVCLVGNLSPALDSRFQDARLELSKILYGKMGSRMVPTERWRKCLTDTSSFFEPVLGQMIVQEIFPQQTKKLAEQMFSEIQNALYGQLDQLEWMDEQTRQEAKVLVSKLQVDIGYPADILQSAKVNLEYQNLEINEDTFFLNVVACLKVLRENSYLKLLQNHSQDNWHVSPWTVRSYYSIRHHMVVFPAGMFRSPFFHMEFPSAVNFGAIGVFMAHELLHTFYGYVLPGGCPTCNSSALQKSIDCLVEQYESYDFKVNGTFTLLENTADTGGLAIAYQAYKNWLKKHKEEKDLPKIGLSHDQLFYLSFAHAMCGHQDPEKLQSSLNTDPHSPLPLRVCGSVSNSQDFAKHFYCPSGSPMNPHKKCHIW is encoded by the exons ATGACATCAAAACCAG GTGGAGAAGAGTTTCACATGTGTGTATGCTGTCTCATGCTAGGACTGGGCCCCATGCCCCTGTCTGGCAGGAGAGAAAGATCATTTCAATATCAGAAAGTGCAAGAAAT cAATCAGCCAAGCTGGGAAGAGGAGATTGTCTCTGAGCTTAGCGGCGTGTCTCAGCACAGAAGACTGGTAGTAAACAAGCAACAGATCTGCCGGCTGTGGAAGCCACAGGAGCAAAGCCTGTGCAGGGACCAGGATGAGCACTCCTGCAGAG GATCCTGTGATGCCGAGCTGGGTCTTACACTGTTGGCCAGACTCCTGAATTCTAGGAATGACACTATAGACCCCTGTGAGGATTTCTACAAATATGCctgtggcagctgggaaggCAAACACTCAAACAGAACCACAGAAGAATCACTAAATGTATTTGATGTGTTGTTGGAAGAAAACCAGTTGATCCTGAAAAGGCTCTTAG aggcCCCGCAGTCTGGGATAAGAGGCTCAGCTAAGGAGAAAGCAATCCGGTTCTATCGATCCTGCATGGATACGCAACGGATAGAATCCCAAGGAACTCAACCATTGAAGGACTTCCTAAATCAG GTTGGTGGATGGAATATGACAGgtgcagggaaagcagaagactTTAATGAAACTCTTCGGACTCTCATGGGCAGATACAGCACATTTCCCTTTTTCAGAGTCCATGTAGGACCCAGTCCTTTTGACCTCAAGACCAATATTATTCAG ATTGATCATCCTGAGTTTGAGATGCCACCTGAGAGTaaaatcaaagaacaaaattatcttGAGGTAACATATCAGAGGCTGAAGAAAGGTAAAAAG GTTCTCCGTGTGTATCTCTCATATTTGAGGAAATTGGGGGGCCTACTTGGAGGGCCACTGGATGATCCCACTGATTCCTTTTCCCTTACTTTGTCCTTCATCTCTAACCTCCAGCGAGTTGTCACCCCACTGCAGGAAAGACAGCAGAGGGGGATGCTGTTCTTTCGCACTACCATTAGGGAGCTACAG GAAAAGGCACCTGCTATTGACTGGCTGTCGTGTCTCCAGGCTCTCTTCCACCCTATGCCAATGAACCTCTCTCAGCCAGTTGCAGTGCATGACATGGATTACTTAAGAGGCATGTCACAGCTCATCAAACAGTGGCACAAGAAAAG GATCCTTCACATTTATATGATTGTTTGTCTGGTTGGGAATCTCTCGCCAGCCCTTGACAGTAGATTCCAAGATGCACGCCTGGAGCTATCTAAGATTCTTTATGGAAAAATGGGATCTAGAATG GTCCCAACTGAGCGCTGGAGGAAGTGCTTGACTGATACCAGCTCTTTCTTTGAGCCAGTTCTAGGGCAGATGATTGTGCAAGAAATTTTCCCTCAGCAGACCAAGAAACTT GCTGAGCAGATGTTCTCTGAAATCCAAAATGCTCTCTATGGCCAACTGGATCAGTTGGAATGGATGGATGAACAGACCCGCCAAGAGGCTAAAGTCTTG GTTTCCAAACTACAAGTGGACATTGGCTATCCAGCTGACATACTCCAGTCTGCCAAAGTGAACCTGGAATACCAGAAT TTGGAGATAAATGAAGACACTTTTTTCCTCAATGTGGTGGCTTGCTTGAAAGTACTGAGGGAAAATTCCTACTTGAAACTCCTTCAGAATCACTCACAGGATAA cTGGCATGTGTCCCCCTGGACTGTGCGTTCTTACTACTCAATAAGGCACCACATGGTGGTCTTTCCTGCTGGAATGTTCCGCAGCCCTTTTTTCCACATGGAGTTTCCCAG tgctgtgaacTTCGGAGCCATTGGGGTCTTCATGGCACATGAACTTCTTCACACATTCTATGGCTATG tGCTGCCTGGGGGCTGTCCTACATGCAACAGTAGTGCACTACAGAAATCTATAGACTGCTTAGTTGAACAGTATGAAAGCTATGACTTTAAGGTCAATGGTACTTTTACACTGTTGGAGAATACAGCTGACACTGGAGGGCTTGCCATCGCTTACCAG gCCTATAAGAATTGGctgaaaaagcacaaagaagaGAAGGATTTACCTAAGATTGGACTTTCACATGACCAGCTTTTCTACCTCAGTTTTGCTCAC GCAATGTGTGGACACCAGGATCCTGAGAAACTACAGTCTTCCCTGAACACAGATCCTCACAGTCCTTTGCCACTTCGTGTTTGTGGGTCTGTCAGCAACAGCCAGGACTTTGCCAAGCACTTCTACTGTCCCAGTGGATCCCCAATGAACCCACACAAGAAGTGCCACATCTGGTAA
- the KEL gene encoding kell blood group glycoprotein isoform X8: MRSRGVEKRRWWRAAEVYPSPPPIFCKGVFLRAFPFFSPPHSNQPSWEEEIVSELSGVSQHRRLVVNKQQICRLWKPQEQSLCRDQDEHSCREAPQSGIRGSAKEKAIRFYRSCMDTQRIESQGTQPLKDFLNQVGGWNMTGAGKAEDFNETLRTLMGRYSTFPFFRVHVGPSPFDLKTNIIQIDHPEFEMPPESKIKEQNYLEVTYQRLKKGKKVLRVYLSYLRKLGGLLGGPLDDPTDSFSLTLSFISNLQRVVTPLQERQQRGMLFFRTTIRELQEKAPAIDWLSCLQALFHPMPMNLSQPVAVHDMDYLRGMSQLIKQWHKKRILHIYMIVCLVGNLSPALDSRFQDARLELSKILYGKMGSRMVPTERWRKCLTDTSSFFEPVLGQMIVQEIFPQQTKKLAEQMFSEIQNALYGQLDQLEWMDEQTRQEAKVLVSKLQVDIGYPADILQSAKVNLEYQNLEINEDTFFLNVVACLKVLRENSYLKLLQNHSQDNWHVSPWTVRSYYSIRHHMVVFPAGMFRSPFFHMEFPSAVNFGAIGVFMAHELLHTFYGYVLPGGCPTCNSSALQKSIDCLVEQYESYDFKVNGTFTLLENTADTGGLAIAYQAYKNWLKKHKEEKDLPKIGLSHDQLFYLSFAHAMCGHQDPEKLQSSLNTDPHSPLPLRVCGSVSNSQDFAKHFYCPSGSPMNPHKKCHIW, encoded by the exons atgAGAAGCAGAGGTGTTGAGAAGAGAAGGTGGTGGAGAGCAGCTGAAGTGTATCCATCCCCTCCTCCCATCTTCTGTAAGGGTGTTTTTCTCAGggctttccctttcttttctcctccccacagcAATCAGCCAAGCTGGGAAGAGGAGATTGTCTCTGAGCTTAGCGGCGTGTCTCAGCACAGAAGACTGGTAGTAAACAAGCAACAGATCTGCCGGCTGTGGAAGCCACAGGAGCAAAGCCTGTGCAGGGACCAGGATGAGCACTCCTGCAGAG aggcCCCGCAGTCTGGGATAAGAGGCTCAGCTAAGGAGAAAGCAATCCGGTTCTATCGATCCTGCATGGATACGCAACGGATAGAATCCCAAGGAACTCAACCATTGAAGGACTTCCTAAATCAG GTTGGTGGATGGAATATGACAGgtgcagggaaagcagaagactTTAATGAAACTCTTCGGACTCTCATGGGCAGATACAGCACATTTCCCTTTTTCAGAGTCCATGTAGGACCCAGTCCTTTTGACCTCAAGACCAATATTATTCAG ATTGATCATCCTGAGTTTGAGATGCCACCTGAGAGTaaaatcaaagaacaaaattatcttGAGGTAACATATCAGAGGCTGAAGAAAGGTAAAAAG GTTCTCCGTGTGTATCTCTCATATTTGAGGAAATTGGGGGGCCTACTTGGAGGGCCACTGGATGATCCCACTGATTCCTTTTCCCTTACTTTGTCCTTCATCTCTAACCTCCAGCGAGTTGTCACCCCACTGCAGGAAAGACAGCAGAGGGGGATGCTGTTCTTTCGCACTACCATTAGGGAGCTACAG GAAAAGGCACCTGCTATTGACTGGCTGTCGTGTCTCCAGGCTCTCTTCCACCCTATGCCAATGAACCTCTCTCAGCCAGTTGCAGTGCATGACATGGATTACTTAAGAGGCATGTCACAGCTCATCAAACAGTGGCACAAGAAAAG GATCCTTCACATTTATATGATTGTTTGTCTGGTTGGGAATCTCTCGCCAGCCCTTGACAGTAGATTCCAAGATGCACGCCTGGAGCTATCTAAGATTCTTTATGGAAAAATGGGATCTAGAATG GTCCCAACTGAGCGCTGGAGGAAGTGCTTGACTGATACCAGCTCTTTCTTTGAGCCAGTTCTAGGGCAGATGATTGTGCAAGAAATTTTCCCTCAGCAGACCAAGAAACTT GCTGAGCAGATGTTCTCTGAAATCCAAAATGCTCTCTATGGCCAACTGGATCAGTTGGAATGGATGGATGAACAGACCCGCCAAGAGGCTAAAGTCTTG GTTTCCAAACTACAAGTGGACATTGGCTATCCAGCTGACATACTCCAGTCTGCCAAAGTGAACCTGGAATACCAGAAT TTGGAGATAAATGAAGACACTTTTTTCCTCAATGTGGTGGCTTGCTTGAAAGTACTGAGGGAAAATTCCTACTTGAAACTCCTTCAGAATCACTCACAGGATAA cTGGCATGTGTCCCCCTGGACTGTGCGTTCTTACTACTCAATAAGGCACCACATGGTGGTCTTTCCTGCTGGAATGTTCCGCAGCCCTTTTTTCCACATGGAGTTTCCCAG tgctgtgaacTTCGGAGCCATTGGGGTCTTCATGGCACATGAACTTCTTCACACATTCTATGGCTATG tGCTGCCTGGGGGCTGTCCTACATGCAACAGTAGTGCACTACAGAAATCTATAGACTGCTTAGTTGAACAGTATGAAAGCTATGACTTTAAGGTCAATGGTACTTTTACACTGTTGGAGAATACAGCTGACACTGGAGGGCTTGCCATCGCTTACCAG gCCTATAAGAATTGGctgaaaaagcacaaagaagaGAAGGATTTACCTAAGATTGGACTTTCACATGACCAGCTTTTCTACCTCAGTTTTGCTCAC GCAATGTGTGGACACCAGGATCCTGAGAAACTACAGTCTTCCCTGAACACAGATCCTCACAGTCCTTTGCCACTTCGTGTTTGTGGGTCTGTCAGCAACAGCCAGGACTTTGCCAAGCACTTCTACTGTCCCAGTGGATCCCCAATGAACCCACACAAGAAGTGCCACATCTGGTAA